In the Burkholderia glumae LMG 2196 = ATCC 33617 genome, one interval contains:
- a CDS encoding DUF2964 family protein, producing MTTRPSGPDTRDRKAGRTPVVCATFAVFGALAGLGMLLDGLLYGRADEWQAGAALLVAGIAAAVVALNWRPPRR from the coding sequence ATGACGACACGCCCGAGCGGCCCTGATACGCGCGACCGCAAAGCCGGCCGGACGCCGGTCGTCTGCGCGACGTTCGCGGTGTTCGGCGCGCTCGCGGGCCTGGGCATGCTGCTCGACGGCCTGCTGTACGGGCGTGCCGACGAATGGCAGGCGGGCGCCGCCCTGCTCGTGGCGGGCATCGCGGCGGCGGTGGTGGCGCTGAATTGGCGTCCGCCGCGGCGCTGA
- a CDS encoding universal stress protein codes for MMTAVGSARPPAGGAMRDSFGGSLILVALDGSPGSDFAFNEAFALASLAKARLCALCVVERASRPVDPALPFAEQDTGRPGPQVVARALSRARQICATYEIPCTVQTVDSCGDGVAATIVRVAAEQDAGLIVMGTRGASGLRRYWLGSVAEQVMRIAPCPVLLARAPHGLA; via the coding sequence ATGATGACCGCCGTCGGCTCCGCGCGGCCGCCGGCCGGCGGCGCCATGCGGGACTCGTTCGGGGGCTCGCTGATCCTGGTCGCGCTCGACGGCAGCCCCGGTTCCGACTTCGCGTTCAACGAGGCCTTCGCGTTGGCCTCGCTGGCCAAGGCACGCCTGTGCGCACTCTGCGTCGTCGAGCGCGCCTCGCGCCCGGTCGATCCGGCGTTGCCGTTCGCCGAGCAGGATACCGGCCGGCCGGGCCCGCAGGTGGTGGCGCGCGCGCTCTCGCGCGCGCGGCAGATCTGCGCGACCTACGAGATACCCTGCACCGTGCAAACGGTGGATTCCTGCGGCGACGGGGTGGCGGCCACGATCGTGCGCGTGGCCGCCGAGCAGGACGCTGGCTTGATCGTGATGGGAACGCGTGGGGCGAGCGGGCTGCGCCGCTACTGGCTCGGTAGTGTCGCCGAGCAGGTGATGCGCATTGCGCCCTGCCCCGTGCTGCTCGCCCGCGCGCCGCACGGACTCGCTTAG
- a CDS encoding BON domain-containing protein, whose product MKSDEQLKRDVEEELAADPAIHGSLWRVRVVNAVVELSGHPTSYASKLAAERAVQRVSGVRALVSELDVRLPDGERRDDLELAQAVRSILHWTVGTHGDAIHAQVEHGWVTLTGRVDWAYQSHVALRAISQMRGVLGVSDRIEILGDVGADEIGTNIRRALERHAQREARHIEVSVKDGMVTLSGKVGSHAERRAARGAAWSARGVRAVVDELTVR is encoded by the coding sequence GTGAAAAGCGACGAACAGTTGAAGCGCGACGTCGAGGAGGAACTGGCGGCGGATCCGGCGATTCATGGCAGCCTCTGGCGCGTCAGGGTGGTCAACGCGGTCGTGGAGCTGTCGGGTCACCCCACCAGCTATGCGAGCAAGCTGGCGGCGGAGCGGGCGGTGCAGCGCGTGTCGGGGGTGCGGGCCCTGGTGTCGGAGCTGGACGTGCGGCTGCCCGACGGCGAGCGGCGCGACGATCTCGAACTCGCCCAGGCGGTGCGTTCGATCCTGCACTGGACCGTCGGCACCCACGGCGATGCGATTCACGCACAGGTCGAGCACGGTTGGGTCACGCTGACGGGCCGGGTCGATTGGGCCTACCAGAGCCATGTCGCCCTGCGCGCGATCTCGCAGATGCGCGGCGTGCTGGGCGTGTCCGACCGGATCGAGATTCTCGGCGATGTCGGCGCGGACGAGATCGGCACGAACATCCGCCGCGCGCTGGAGCGGCACGCACAGCGCGAGGCTCGGCATATCGAGGTGAGCGTGAAGGACGGCATGGTCACGCTGAGCGGCAAGGTCGGCTCCCACGCCGAGCGCAGGGCCGCACGCGGTGCCGCCTGGTCCGCGCGCGGGGTGCGCGCGGTGGTCGATGAACTGACCGTCCGATGA
- a CDS encoding universal stress protein: MYRTIMAAVDGSECSTRALDEAIRMARLTQGRVFAVHVIDKAQVFLYAGCDDPAGTLAGLREAGRRILERAREALREAGADGEALAIETHDVGEDVPSCLQREAVALGAELVVMGTHGRRGLARAVLGSVAERFVRQATLPVMVARDARGRDGIDDDTPERP, from the coding sequence ATGTATCGAACCATCATGGCGGCGGTGGACGGCAGCGAATGCTCGACACGCGCGCTCGACGAGGCGATCCGCATGGCCCGGCTGACGCAGGGGCGGGTCTTCGCCGTGCATGTGATCGACAAGGCGCAGGTGTTCCTGTACGCCGGATGCGACGACCCTGCCGGCACGCTCGCGGGGTTGCGCGAGGCCGGCCGCCGGATTCTCGAGCGCGCGCGTGAGGCCCTGCGCGAGGCCGGCGCCGACGGCGAGGCGCTCGCGATCGAGACGCACGATGTCGGCGAGGACGTGCCGTCATGCCTGCAGCGCGAGGCCGTGGCGCTCGGCGCGGAGCTGGTGGTAATGGGCACGCATGGTCGGCGCGGCCTGGCGCGGGCGGTGCTCGGCAGCGTGGCCGAGCGCTTCGTGAGGCAGGCCACGCTGCCGGTGATGGTCGCGCGCGACGCCCGAGGCCGGGACGGAATCGATGACGACACGCCCGAGCGGCCCTGA
- the phbB gene encoding acetoacetyl-CoA reductase: MHANGRIAFVTGGMGGLGSAISRKLSDAGFTVAMSYSTRNDHVAAWLCAERDAGHVYRAFELDVGDYDSCQRCARQVNDAYGHVDVLVNNAGITRDAVFSKMTKPEWDEVMHTDLDGIFNVTKPFIGSMVSRGFGRVINVGSVNGMRGAFGQTNYSAAKAGVHGFTMALAREVARHGVTVNTVSPGYLATHMVEAMPKEVLETRVLPQIPVGRLGKPEEVAALIAFLCSAEAAFITGAEIAINGGMQMQ; the protein is encoded by the coding sequence ATGCATGCCAATGGACGTATCGCCTTCGTCACGGGAGGCATGGGCGGGCTGGGCAGCGCGATCAGCCGGAAGCTGTCCGACGCCGGCTTCACGGTGGCGATGTCGTACTCGACGCGCAACGATCACGTCGCGGCCTGGTTGTGCGCCGAGCGCGACGCGGGGCACGTGTATCGCGCCTTCGAGCTGGACGTCGGCGATTACGACTCCTGCCAGCGCTGCGCGCGGCAGGTGAACGACGCCTATGGACACGTCGACGTGCTGGTCAACAACGCGGGCATCACGCGCGATGCCGTGTTCTCGAAGATGACGAAACCGGAGTGGGACGAGGTGATGCACACCGATCTGGACGGCATCTTCAACGTCACCAAGCCGTTCATCGGATCGATGGTGTCGCGCGGCTTCGGGCGGGTGATCAATGTCGGGTCGGTCAACGGCATGCGCGGCGCCTTCGGCCAGACCAACTATTCGGCGGCCAAGGCCGGCGTGCATGGCTTCACGATGGCGCTGGCGCGCGAGGTGGCCCGGCACGGCGTCACCGTCAATACCGTGTCGCCGGGCTATCTGGCCACGCATATGGTGGAGGCCATGCCCAAGGAGGTACTGGAGACGCGCGTCCTGCCGCAGATCCCGGTGGGCCGGCTCGGCAAGCCCGAGGAGGTGGCGGCGCTGATCGCGTTCCTGTGCTCGGCCGAGGCGGCCTTCATCACCGGCGCCGAGATCGCCATCAACGGCGGGATGCAGATGCAATGA
- a CDS encoding universal stress protein, with product MYSDILVAMDGGKTASHALDAALAIARETHAVLHAVHVIEIPAYAFEIPDFEPTLAARAARRSGERILEGARARMAQFGIAGATRLVSTGSLCDDVAKRLLSTAQQLRADLIVIGTQGRHGLARLMLGSIAERVLRGAACPVLVMPAHGGAPAPLGASGPASAGA from the coding sequence ATGTATTCGGACATCCTGGTCGCCATGGACGGCGGCAAGACGGCATCCCACGCGCTCGACGCCGCGCTGGCCATCGCGCGCGAGACCCACGCCGTGCTCCATGCCGTCCACGTGATCGAGATCCCGGCCTATGCCTTCGAGATTCCCGATTTCGAACCCACACTGGCGGCGCGCGCGGCACGCCGTTCGGGCGAGCGGATTCTCGAGGGCGCCCGGGCGAGGATGGCGCAGTTCGGCATTGCCGGCGCCACCAGGCTGGTATCGACCGGATCGCTCTGCGACGATGTCGCCAAGCGCCTGCTGTCGACCGCGCAGCAACTGCGCGCCGATCTGATCGTGATCGGCACGCAGGGCCGGCACGGTCTGGCCCGCCTGATGCTGGGCAGCATCGCGGAGCGCGTGCTGCGCGGCGCGGCTTGCCCGGTGCTGGTGATGCCCGCGCATGGCGGCGCGCCGGCGCCGCTCGGCGCGAGCGGCCCTGCCTCGGCTGGCGCCTGA
- the fnr gene encoding fumarate/nitrate reduction transcriptional regulator Fnr, producing the protein MPSHMDRTISAPSEPGSRPPALSRRDWPQRGEARCSACALRPACLPLGLTATELAQLDSLVCTTRLIHRGKTLYRAGDRFRSIYAVRTGSSKTVVTHRDGHEQITGFQIIGDTLGLDGIHAGRHNCDAIALEDSTVCIIPFERLDQICHEIKALQQHVYQILSGEIVRESSLLLLLGTMTAEQRVAAFLLNLSERYRARGYSSVEFNLRMSRDEIGSYLGLKLETVSRMFSRLQRTGIVAANGKQIYIIDAERLREI; encoded by the coding sequence ATGCCCAGCCACATGGATAGGACCATCAGTGCGCCGAGCGAGCCGGGCAGCCGCCCGCCGGCCCTGTCGCGCCGCGACTGGCCGCAGCGCGGCGAGGCGCGCTGTTCCGCCTGCGCGCTGCGGCCGGCGTGCCTGCCGCTCGGGCTGACGGCAACCGAGCTGGCGCAGCTCGATTCGCTGGTTTGCACGACCCGCCTGATACACCGCGGCAAGACGCTGTATCGCGCCGGCGATCGCTTCCGCAGCATCTACGCCGTGCGCACCGGCTCGTCCAAGACCGTCGTCACGCATCGCGACGGACACGAGCAGATCACCGGCTTCCAGATCATCGGCGATACCCTCGGCCTGGACGGCATCCACGCCGGCCGGCACAACTGCGATGCCATCGCGCTCGAGGACAGCACCGTCTGCATCATCCCCTTCGAGCGACTCGATCAGATCTGCCACGAGATCAAGGCGCTGCAGCAGCACGTCTACCAGATCCTGAGCGGCGAGATCGTGCGCGAATCCTCGCTGCTGCTGCTGCTCGGCACGATGACCGCGGAGCAGCGCGTGGCCGCGTTCCTGCTGAACCTGTCGGAGCGTTACCGCGCGCGCGGCTATTCGTCAGTGGAGTTCAATCTGCGGATGAGCCGGGACGAGATCGGCAGCTACCTCGGCCTGAAGCTGGAAACGGTCAGCCGCATGTTCTCGCGGCTCCAGCGCACCGGCATCGTCGCGGCCAACGGCAAGCAGATCTACATCATCGACGCCGAGCGGCTGCGCGAGATCTGA